The sequence GATGACATTGACCTTCACGCCATCGGGCGCCAATGCACCACGCAATCCTTCGCCGTAAACCCGGACAGCCGCCTTGCTGGCGCAATAGGCCGGGGCAGAGGGCATTCCGCGCCACGATGCCTGGGAGGCGACCAGTGCGACCTGACCGCGTCTGCGCGCACGCATGACCTTGATCGCCGGATCAATCGTGTTCAGGACACCGGCGACATTGGTGGCAAAGATATCGCGAACCTGTTCGGGGCTTTCGCCAAGACCACCGGTGCCGGCCGAAATGCCGGCATTGGCAATAACGAGGCTGAGCGGCGCAATTTCATCGCAATGGGTGACATAGGCGTCCATTGTTTCGCGCGACGTCACATCGAGAACATCGGAATAAACATTGGCCCCGGCGGCGCGGCAATCATTTTCCACCAGTTGCAAGCGTGTTTGATTGCGACCGCTGATAAAAAGGGTCACGCCGGTACGTGCGAAATGGCGGGCAAGGGCAGCACCAATACCCGAACTGGCACCGGTGATCAGAATGGCATCGTACTGAAAGGACATTGTTGCTCGTACTGGGTTTTGAAATAAGGAAATTGATTTTTGCGGAACATGCTGCAGCAATAGGGCAGCATTATGAAATGCGGCTTATGCTTACCATATTGTCGTTATCGCGTGATGATCGGTGTTCACCCTTGGCGGGACACTGGCCAATGGTTATAAACGCCCAAACACAAAAGC is a genomic window of Thalassospira sp. ER-Se-21-Dark containing:
- a CDS encoding SDR family NAD(P)-dependent oxidoreductase is translated as MSFQYDAILITGASSGIGAALARHFARTGVTLFISGRNQTRLQLVENDCRAAGANVYSDVLDVTSRETMDAYVTHCDEIAPLSLVIANAGISAGTGGLGESPEQVRDIFATNVAGVLNTIDPAIKVMRARRRGQVALVASQASWRGMPSAPAYCASKAAVRVYGEGLRGALAPDGVKVNVICPGFVKSRITDANDFPMPFFMQADKAAKKIVRGLERNKGMIAFPWQMNLIIGMLKMTPQWLMDLAASRIPKKTSSPDSHSEH